One segment of Nocardioides sp. QY071 DNA contains the following:
- a CDS encoding VOC family protein, which yields MLLENCQVTANIPAGDIGRARKYYADILGLEPVEENPGGLIYRTGGTDFFLYETQYAGQAGHTIAQLHVADVRPVVEELKSRGVTFEQYDMPGITWDGDVASMGDMGHAAWFKDSEDNILCLDDRRSD from the coding sequence ATGCTGTTGGAGAACTGCCAGGTCACCGCGAACATCCCCGCGGGCGACATCGGGCGCGCCAGGAAGTACTACGCCGACATCCTCGGCCTCGAACCGGTCGAGGAGAACCCGGGCGGGCTGATCTACCGCACCGGCGGGACGGACTTCTTCCTCTACGAGACGCAGTACGCCGGCCAGGCGGGGCACACCATCGCCCAGCTGCACGTCGCCGACGTGCGTCCCGTGGTCGAGGAGCTCAAGAGCCGTGGTGTCACGTTCGAGCAGTACGACATGCCCGGCATCACCTGGGACGGCGACGTCGCCTCCATGGGCGACATGGGCCACGCCGCGTGGTTCAAGGACAGCGAGGACAACATCCTGTGCCTCGACGACAGGAGGAGCGACTGA
- a CDS encoding transposase, with the protein MAFAGRAPSTRSLIARSPGRLTKATAEHWVSRWRDCLPPPPDAAPRAERLGRDIARYRSLLVDVAAVEDEIEVLLARTDGQILTTLPGVATNRAAAFAAHSLPIARFPDAEHLYSATGLAPAMYESATIRRRGRISRQGLAEHRDALMGIAWGLSLYSPTFAERDAELRARGMAPIQARVALARNACRLIYRMLVTQQPFDEEAYRRGRLSRGR; encoded by the coding sequence GTGGCGTTCGCCGGCCGGGCCCCGTCGACCCGGTCGCTGATCGCCAGATCGCCGGGCAGGCTGACTAAGGCCACTGCCGAACACTGGGTGAGCCGCTGGCGTGACTGCCTCCCGCCGCCACCGGACGCAGCGCCACGGGCGGAGCGACTAGGCCGCGACATCGCCCGCTACCGCAGCTTGCTGGTCGACGTTGCCGCAGTCGAGGACGAGATCGAGGTCCTCCTCGCTCGCACCGATGGCCAGATCCTGACCACTCTGCCGGGCGTGGCGACCAACCGGGCGGCAGCGTTCGCTGCACACAGCCTGCCGATCGCACGGTTCCCTGACGCCGAGCACTTGTACTCCGCCACCGGCCTGGCACCGGCGATGTACGAGTCGGCGACCATCCGCCGCCGTGGACGGATCTCTCGCCAAGGCCTGGCCGAGCACCGCGACGCACTGATGGGTATCGCCTGGGGTCTCTCGCTGTACTCACCCACGTTCGCCGAACGCGACGCCGAGCTGCGCGCCCGAGGCATGGCCCCGATCCAGGCCCGCGTCGCGCTCGCCCGCAACGCCTGCCGCCTGATCTACCGCATGCTCGTGACCCAACAACCTTTCGACGAAGAGGCGTATCGTCGAGGAAGGCTCAGCCGCGGACGGTGA
- a CDS encoding HAD family hydrolase → MSDWQPRLVALDIDGTLLKWVAGLGMSHEEVTPAVHDAVQRVLDSGAHVVLSSGRAPHNMTVVADKLDLHGHGEQLWIVAANGAVVLRYPPAEVVHEVTFDARPAVAAVLAQHPEALVAVEERGVGYRVSGPFPDGELGGTTIIADVDDMVAQPVSRVIIRDPKATAEDFVALAANLGLHGTDYVVGWTAWLDLAPVGVSKASGLEYVAQQLGIDRAYVLAIGDGRNDIEMLQWAGRGVAMGQAIDEVKQIADAVTDTVDEDGAAVEIGRWFPAAGSGGMDL, encoded by the coding sequence ATGAGCGACTGGCAGCCCCGCCTCGTCGCCCTCGACATCGACGGCACCCTGCTCAAGTGGGTGGCGGGGCTCGGCATGAGCCACGAGGAGGTCACGCCCGCGGTGCACGACGCCGTCCAGCGGGTCCTCGACTCCGGCGCCCACGTCGTGCTGTCCTCGGGCCGGGCGCCCCACAACATGACGGTCGTGGCCGACAAGCTCGACCTCCACGGCCACGGCGAGCAGCTCTGGATCGTCGCCGCCAACGGCGCCGTCGTGCTGCGCTACCCGCCCGCCGAGGTCGTCCACGAGGTCACCTTCGACGCTCGCCCCGCCGTCGCCGCCGTCCTGGCCCAGCACCCCGAGGCCCTGGTCGCGGTCGAGGAGCGCGGGGTCGGCTACCGCGTGTCCGGACCGTTCCCCGACGGCGAGCTCGGCGGTACGACGATCATCGCCGACGTCGACGACATGGTCGCCCAGCCGGTCAGTCGCGTGATCATCCGCGACCCGAAGGCGACCGCCGAGGACTTCGTCGCCCTCGCCGCCAACCTGGGCCTCCACGGCACCGACTACGTCGTCGGTTGGACCGCCTGGCTCGACCTCGCCCCGGTCGGCGTGTCCAAGGCCTCCGGCCTGGAGTACGTCGCCCAGCAGCTCGGCATCGACCGGGCCTACGTGCTCGCCATCGGCGACGGCCGCAACGACATCGAGATGTTGCAGTGGGCCGGCCGCGGCGTGGCCATGGGCCAGGCCATCGACGAGGTGAAGCAGATCGCCGACGCGGTCACCGACACCGTCGACGAGGACGGTGCCGCCGTCGAGATCGGCCGCTGGTTCCCCGCCGCCGGATCTGGTGGGATGGACCTGTGA
- a CDS encoding carbon-nitrogen hydrolase family protein yields the protein MSSPTAPSLRLALVQAASALDPAANRAALTTLAAQHAGDADLVVFPEAFARDFGEAGSDVSAYAEPVDGPFGTALAEAAAAHDTTLVAGMFEQGPDPERPWNTLLVRGEATASYRKVHLYDSFGYRESDRLSAGPLEPVVVDLHGWRVGLMTCYDLRFPELARALVDRGAELIVLPAAWVAGPRKVDHWRTLVRARAIENTAYVAAVGQPAGRYCGHSLVVDPYGDVLDEAGPGSPEQPEVVRAVIERTVLEEARRVNPSLLNRRM from the coding sequence GTGAGCAGCCCCACAGCCCCCTCGCTCCGCCTCGCGCTGGTGCAGGCCGCGTCGGCGCTCGACCCCGCCGCCAACCGCGCGGCGCTGACGACGCTGGCCGCCCAACACGCCGGTGACGCCGACCTCGTGGTCTTCCCCGAGGCCTTCGCCCGCGACTTCGGCGAGGCCGGCTCCGACGTCAGCGCGTACGCCGAGCCCGTCGACGGCCCGTTCGGCACCGCCCTCGCCGAGGCCGCCGCCGCGCACGACACCACGCTCGTCGCCGGGATGTTCGAGCAGGGCCCCGACCCCGAGCGGCCGTGGAACACCCTGCTGGTGCGCGGCGAGGCGACGGCGTCGTACCGCAAGGTGCATCTCTACGACTCCTTCGGCTACCGCGAGTCCGACCGGCTCAGCGCCGGCCCGCTCGAGCCGGTCGTGGTCGACCTGCACGGCTGGAGGGTCGGGCTGATGACCTGCTACGACCTCCGCTTCCCCGAGCTCGCCCGAGCCCTGGTCGACCGCGGCGCCGAGCTGATCGTGCTCCCCGCGGCCTGGGTCGCCGGGCCGCGCAAGGTCGACCACTGGCGCACCCTGGTGAGGGCTCGCGCCATCGAGAACACGGCGTACGTCGCCGCCGTCGGCCAGCCCGCCGGCCGCTACTGCGGCCACTCGCTCGTCGTCGACCCCTACGGCGACGTGCTGGACGAGGCCGGCCCCGGCTCGCCCGAGCAGCCGGAGGTGGTCCGCGCCGTGATCGAGCGCACGGTGCTGGAAGAGGCCCGTCGCGTCAATCCGTCCCTGCTCAACAGGCGAATGTAG
- the serS gene encoding serine--tRNA ligase: MIDPRLLRDEPDRVRASQAKRGASPDVVDAALQADHVRRAAISAFEEKRAAQKTFGKQVAQAQGEEKQALLAQVKQLAAEVKDLEAAQTDADEAWTTALKAIPNVVADQTPTGGEDDFVVLETVGTPRDFAKEGFEPRDHIELGRMLGAIDLERGAKVSGSRFYFLTGVGAQLELALVNLAMEQARNAGFTQVIAPSLVRTEAMEGTGYLDQGGGEDIYRIEGEDLYLVGTSEVPMAAYHSKEILDADSLPRRYASFSPCFRKEAGSHGKDTKGIIRVHWFDKVEMFVYTTLEDAEAEHQRLLAWEKEFLDKLELAYQVVDIAAGDLGGSAIRKFDCEAWIPTQGKYRELTSTSNCTDFQTRRLDTRGRFGDRTGPIATLNGTLTAITRAIVAVLETHQQADGSVRVPKALQPFMGGLEVLEPVNR; encoded by the coding sequence ATGATCGACCCGCGCCTCCTCCGCGACGAGCCCGACCGCGTCCGTGCCTCGCAGGCCAAGCGCGGGGCGTCTCCCGACGTGGTCGATGCAGCCCTGCAGGCCGACCACGTACGACGCGCCGCCATCTCCGCCTTCGAGGAGAAGCGCGCCGCCCAGAAGACGTTCGGCAAGCAGGTCGCGCAGGCGCAGGGCGAGGAGAAGCAGGCGCTGCTCGCGCAGGTCAAGCAGCTGGCGGCCGAGGTCAAGGACCTGGAGGCGGCGCAGACCGACGCCGACGAGGCGTGGACCACCGCCCTCAAGGCGATCCCCAACGTCGTCGCGGACCAGACCCCGACCGGCGGCGAGGACGACTTCGTCGTCCTCGAGACCGTGGGCACGCCGCGGGACTTCGCGAAGGAGGGCTTCGAGCCGCGCGACCACATCGAGCTCGGGCGGATGCTCGGCGCGATCGACCTCGAGCGCGGTGCCAAGGTCAGCGGCAGCCGCTTCTACTTCCTCACCGGCGTGGGTGCCCAGCTCGAGCTGGCGCTGGTCAACCTCGCCATGGAGCAGGCCCGCAACGCCGGGTTCACCCAGGTGATCGCGCCGTCGCTGGTGCGCACCGAGGCGATGGAGGGCACCGGCTACCTCGACCAGGGCGGCGGCGAGGACATCTACCGGATCGAGGGCGAGGACCTCTACCTGGTCGGTACCTCGGAGGTGCCCATGGCGGCCTACCACTCCAAGGAGATCCTCGACGCCGACAGCCTGCCGCGCCGCTACGCCAGCTTCAGCCCGTGCTTCCGCAAGGAGGCCGGCTCGCACGGCAAGGACACCAAGGGGATCATCCGGGTCCACTGGTTCGACAAGGTCGAGATGTTCGTCTACACGACGCTGGAGGACGCCGAGGCCGAGCACCAGCGCCTGCTCGCCTGGGAGAAGGAGTTCCTCGACAAGCTCGAGCTCGCCTACCAGGTCGTCGACATCGCGGCCGGCGACCTCGGCGGCAGCGCGATCCGCAAGTTCGACTGCGAGGCGTGGATCCCCACCCAGGGCAAGTACCGCGAGCTCACCTCGACTTCCAACTGCACCGACTTCCAGACCCGCCGCCTCGACACCCGCGGCCGGTTCGGCGACAGGACCGGGCCAATCGCCACCCTCAACGGCACGCTGACCGCGATCACCCGCGCGATCGTCGCCGTGCTCGAGACCCACCAGCAGGCCGACGGGTCGGTCCGGGTCCCGAAGGCGCTGCAGCCGTTCATGGGCGGCCTCGAGGTGCTGGAGCCCGTGAACCGATGA
- a CDS encoding aldo/keto reductase — MTAPSSVTLGRSGLVVSRVGLGCNNLGRPGAATESQEGTDRVIGAALDAGITFFDVADVYGATPGLSEERLGKALGARRADVIVATKFGMDMRGANGPDFGVRGSRRYIRTAVEASLRRLGTDWIDLFQFHTPDPRTPIEETMSALDDLVRSGKVRYLGHSNRAGWQIAQAEYVARELGVERFVSAQNHYNLTDRRAELEVLPASRAFDIGVLPYFPLANGLLTGKYASGNAPEGSRLSHTRQHLLEDAVSPTLKAYSDFARERGISEVTVAIGWLLAQSPVASVIAGATSPEQVAANAQADRWVPTAEDLAELDELFPAPEPIALY; from the coding sequence ATGACCGCCCCCTCTTCCGTGACCCTCGGCCGCTCGGGCCTCGTCGTCTCCCGCGTCGGCCTCGGCTGCAACAACCTCGGCCGCCCCGGCGCCGCCACGGAGTCCCAGGAGGGCACCGACCGCGTGATCGGCGCCGCGCTGGACGCGGGGATCACCTTCTTCGACGTCGCCGACGTGTACGGCGCCACGCCGGGACTGTCCGAGGAGCGGCTCGGCAAGGCGCTCGGCGCGCGGCGGGCCGACGTGATCGTGGCCACCAAGTTCGGCATGGACATGCGCGGCGCCAACGGCCCCGACTTCGGCGTCCGGGGCTCGCGCCGCTACATCCGGACCGCCGTCGAGGCGTCGCTGCGCCGGCTCGGCACGGACTGGATCGACCTCTTCCAGTTCCACACGCCCGACCCGCGGACCCCGATCGAGGAGACGATGTCCGCCCTCGACGACCTGGTGCGCTCCGGGAAGGTCCGCTATCTCGGCCACTCCAACCGGGCCGGCTGGCAGATCGCCCAGGCCGAGTACGTCGCCCGCGAGCTCGGTGTCGAGCGGTTCGTCTCCGCCCAGAACCACTACAACCTCACCGATCGCCGCGCCGAGCTCGAGGTGCTGCCCGCCTCCCGCGCGTTCGACATCGGTGTGCTGCCGTACTTCCCACTCGCCAACGGCCTGCTCACCGGCAAGTACGCCTCCGGCAACGCCCCCGAGGGCTCCCGTCTCTCGCACACCCGCCAGCACCTGCTCGAGGACGCGGTCTCCCCGACCCTCAAGGCCTACTCGGACTTCGCCCGCGAGCGCGGCATCTCGGAGGTCACCGTCGCCATCGGATGGCTGCTCGCCCAGTCGCCCGTCGCATCGGTCATCGCCGGCGCCACCTCGCCCGAGCAGGTCGCCGCCAATGCGCAGGCCGACCGGTGGGTGCCCACCGCCGAGGACCTCGCCGAGCTGGACGAGCTCTTCCCGGCGCCGGAACCCATCGCGCTGTACTGA
- a CDS encoding flavin reductase family protein, which yields MTISTRPSTSGDAMSSFEPNHFREVLGQYPTGVVVVTAISSTGDPLGMTVGSFTSVSLDPPLIAFLPSKTSSSWHSLREAGDRYCVNFLGADQEDVCRNVATRKEDKFRDIGWDLTEFGNPLLDGAVAHIDCIVDVIHDAGDHDIVVARVEAMEVHNSGYPLLFFRGGYGSFRPLSLASQDSALVNQLKFIDVARVHMDELAYRFDTEVAAMALVGDELVLAATSGRIRGSVTPTSVGQRLPFMPPLGSVFAAWGPTALQDIWISNAGSSISPGERDEYAKVPDRVRERGFALALGHKEVARLEHTWTRLNDNDPSITRKAFLAEVKEVSDKYNPAEFPESESYELRSLAGPVFAPDGSVAFALTAWGPMRPVSRAELDEYVDAVLQACARASAEIERAHNTPMWASHEAPGTRQDRALSTPRAE from the coding sequence ATGACGATCAGCACCCGACCATCTACGAGCGGAGACGCCATGAGCTCTTTCGAGCCTAATCACTTTCGAGAAGTTCTGGGACAGTACCCGACCGGCGTTGTCGTGGTGACCGCCATCTCCTCGACGGGTGATCCGTTGGGGATGACCGTCGGGTCCTTCACGTCGGTCTCGCTCGATCCGCCTCTGATTGCGTTTCTCCCGAGCAAGACCTCAAGCTCGTGGCACTCGTTGCGCGAAGCTGGCGACCGCTACTGCGTCAACTTCCTCGGAGCCGATCAGGAAGACGTCTGTCGGAATGTGGCGACGCGCAAAGAGGACAAGTTCCGCGACATCGGATGGGACCTCACCGAGTTCGGCAACCCTCTCCTGGACGGCGCGGTAGCGCACATCGACTGCATCGTGGACGTCATCCACGATGCGGGCGATCACGACATCGTGGTCGCGCGAGTCGAAGCCATGGAGGTCCACAACAGCGGATACCCCTTGCTCTTCTTCCGAGGCGGCTACGGGTCCTTCCGGCCCCTCTCGCTGGCTAGCCAAGACTCGGCACTCGTCAATCAGCTGAAGTTCATTGATGTCGCCCGAGTCCACATGGACGAGCTCGCCTACCGGTTCGACACCGAAGTCGCTGCGATGGCGCTCGTTGGCGATGAACTCGTGTTGGCGGCCACTTCAGGTCGCATCCGCGGCTCCGTCACGCCCACCAGCGTCGGCCAACGGCTTCCGTTCATGCCTCCACTCGGAAGCGTGTTCGCAGCCTGGGGACCGACGGCGCTCCAGGACATTTGGATCAGCAATGCCGGGTCGTCCATCTCTCCAGGCGAGCGAGATGAGTATGCGAAGGTTCCTGACCGTGTGCGCGAACGGGGGTTCGCTCTCGCTCTCGGGCACAAGGAGGTGGCTAGGCTCGAGCACACCTGGACACGCCTCAATGACAACGATCCGTCGATCACTAGGAAGGCGTTTCTCGCCGAGGTCAAAGAAGTCTCCGATAAGTATAATCCAGCGGAGTTTCCCGAAAGCGAGTCGTACGAACTGCGCTCCCTCGCCGGTCCTGTATTCGCCCCGGATGGATCTGTCGCGTTCGCACTCACGGCCTGGGGACCCATGAGACCGGTCAGCCGCGCCGAGTTGGACGAGTACGTCGACGCAGTTCTGCAGGCCTGCGCACGAGCATCTGCCGAGATTGAGCGAGCCCACAACACGCCGATGTGGGCGAGCCACGAAGCACCTGGAACCCGGCAAGACAGGGCGCTGAGCACACCACGGGCTGAGTAG
- a CDS encoding bacterial proteasome activator family protein, whose translation MSENASGSEEQIVVIGPDGQPIGTVPASAVEQAGATAADDGEGDDGERALTDLVEQPAKVMRIGSMIRQLLEEVKAAPLDEASRSRLAAIHRSSIAELEQGLAPELVEELERLSLPFSEDATPSESELRIAQAQLVGWLEGLFHGIQTAIYAQQMAARAQFEQIRRALPPGMSLGGPGGPGGPGAHPAEQPAPDQPGGGEQSSSGGMYL comes from the coding sequence ATGAGCGAGAACGCCTCCGGGAGCGAAGAGCAGATCGTCGTCATCGGTCCGGACGGGCAGCCGATCGGCACCGTCCCGGCGTCCGCCGTCGAGCAGGCCGGCGCCACCGCCGCCGACGACGGCGAGGGCGACGACGGTGAGCGCGCGCTGACCGACCTGGTCGAGCAGCCCGCGAAGGTGATGCGGATCGGCAGCATGATCCGCCAGCTCCTCGAGGAGGTGAAGGCGGCTCCGCTCGACGAGGCCAGCCGCAGCCGTCTCGCGGCGATCCACCGCTCCTCGATCGCCGAGCTCGAGCAGGGTCTGGCCCCCGAGCTCGTCGAGGAGCTCGAGCGGCTCTCGCTGCCGTTCTCCGAGGACGCCACGCCGTCGGAGTCGGAGCTGCGGATCGCCCAGGCCCAGCTGGTCGGCTGGCTCGAGGGCCTCTTCCACGGCATCCAGACCGCGATCTACGCCCAGCAGATGGCGGCCCGCGCGCAGTTCGAGCAGATCCGGCGAGCGCTGCCGCCCGGCATGAGCCTCGGCGGTCCGGGGGGTCCGGGCGGTCCGGGCGCCCACCCGGCCGAGCAGCCGGCTCCCGACCAGCCCGGTGGCGGCGAGCAGTCCTCGTCGGGCGGGATGTATCTCTAG
- a CDS encoding molybdenum cofactor guanylyltransferase yields MVIELGLAGFAAIVLAGGQGSRLGGVDKASIEVDGRPLLEHALDAVIDASEVVVVGHQVPTDRPVTFVREEPRYGGPAAGLLTGRDVLLRSFPTIAVLAVDMPRLAPGTFRRLQEAAVGHEGAVLADADGRRQLAFVVETARLDAVRPDHEGQHGMSIRALLEPLDLVEVAPLGDEARDIDTWSDLRDIAGDG; encoded by the coding sequence GTGGTGATCGAGCTGGGACTGGCCGGATTCGCGGCGATCGTGCTGGCCGGCGGGCAGGGCTCGCGGCTCGGCGGCGTCGACAAGGCCTCGATCGAGGTGGACGGGCGCCCGCTGCTGGAGCACGCGCTCGACGCCGTCATCGACGCCAGCGAGGTCGTCGTGGTCGGGCACCAGGTGCCGACCGACCGGCCGGTGACCTTCGTGCGCGAGGAGCCGCGGTACGGCGGCCCTGCGGCGGGCCTGCTGACGGGGCGCGACGTGCTGCTGCGCTCGTTCCCGACGATCGCGGTGCTCGCGGTCGACATGCCCCGGCTCGCGCCCGGCACCTTCCGCCGCCTCCAGGAGGCCGCGGTGGGCCACGAGGGGGCCGTGCTGGCCGACGCTGACGGTCGCCGGCAGCTGGCGTTCGTGGTGGAGACGGCCCGGCTGGACGCCGTACGCCCGGACCACGAGGGGCAGCACGGCATGTCGATCCGGGCGCTGCTCGAGCCGCTCGACCTGGTCGAGGTCGCGCCGCTGGGCGACGAGGCGCGCGACATCGACACCTGGAGCGACCTGCGCGACATCGCCGGCGACGGCTGA
- a CDS encoding DUF6457 domain-containing protein, protein MNLHDWIDELCDALDIEAEADEGLLVDLAGIAVENVHPAAGLVTAFLLGFSAGEKGADPDAVERLAARAQALAESWDRPAGAADDEDEDVDFEELADADYSDEDSLV, encoded by the coding sequence GTGAACCTCCACGACTGGATCGATGAGTTGTGCGACGCCCTCGACATCGAGGCCGAGGCCGACGAGGGCCTGCTGGTCGACCTCGCCGGGATCGCGGTCGAGAACGTCCACCCGGCCGCGGGACTGGTGACCGCCTTCCTGCTGGGGTTCTCCGCGGGTGAAAAGGGCGCCGACCCCGACGCCGTGGAGCGGCTCGCCGCCCGGGCGCAGGCGCTGGCCGAGTCGTGGGACCGGCCCGCCGGTGCGGCCGACGACGAGGACGAGGACGTCGACTTCGAGGAGCTGGCCGACGCCGACTACTCCGACGAGGACTCGCTGGTCTGA
- a CDS encoding LuxR family transcriptional regulator yields the protein MTSYEPADRAIFEEEAIGLYEAVLAEGGLAADDLRLVDGSAVRRAFDLLVELGLLQLDASRQTWRPVEPSNAQSRVVTPLGNEGARLLEESARWASAFAHLAQSWRRSPAASESGPFLYLHGEAINPYLATLVSEAQEELLTAQPQATRSAKSVSEAMIRDVEALKRGLAMRTLYQHSARRHPATHKYVATVTEQGAEVRTLDEFFNRMIVVDRRVALIPAADSLATAVVVREPAIVAYLVDVFERAFARGRPFASAGQSVTKEIASEQRSMTIRMLIEGHADAVSAKRLGVSPRTYAGYVAELKEEYDAETRFQLGYTMGTLGIAGQDDEGTSS from the coding sequence ATGACCTCCTACGAGCCCGCGGACCGGGCCATCTTCGAGGAGGAGGCGATCGGTCTCTACGAGGCGGTGCTGGCCGAGGGCGGGCTGGCGGCGGACGATCTGCGGCTGGTCGACGGGTCCGCCGTACGACGAGCGTTCGACCTGTTGGTCGAGCTGGGCCTGCTGCAGCTGGACGCCTCGCGGCAGACCTGGCGGCCGGTGGAGCCGAGCAACGCGCAGTCGCGCGTGGTGACGCCACTGGGGAACGAGGGGGCGCGGCTGCTCGAGGAGTCGGCGCGGTGGGCCTCGGCGTTCGCGCACCTGGCCCAGAGCTGGCGTCGTTCGCCGGCCGCGAGCGAGTCGGGGCCGTTCCTCTACCTGCACGGGGAGGCGATCAATCCGTACCTCGCGACCCTGGTGAGCGAGGCGCAGGAGGAGCTGCTGACCGCGCAGCCTCAGGCGACGCGCAGCGCCAAGTCGGTCTCGGAGGCGATGATCCGCGACGTGGAGGCGCTCAAGCGTGGCTTGGCGATGCGGACGCTGTACCAGCACAGCGCGCGGCGGCATCCCGCGACGCACAAGTACGTCGCCACGGTGACCGAGCAGGGCGCCGAGGTCCGCACCCTCGACGAGTTCTTCAACCGGATGATCGTGGTCGACCGCCGGGTCGCGCTGATCCCGGCGGCCGACAGCCTGGCGACCGCAGTCGTCGTACGCGAACCGGCGATCGTGGCGTACCTCGTCGACGTCTTCGAGCGCGCGTTCGCGCGCGGACGCCCGTTCGCCAGCGCGGGGCAGAGCGTCACGAAGGAGATCGCGTCCGAGCAGCGCTCGATGACGATCCGGATGCTCATCGAGGGCCACGCCGACGCGGTCAGTGCGAAGCGGCTCGGCGTCAGCCCGCGCACGTACGCCGGCTACGTCGCCGAGCTCAAGGAGGAGTACGACGCCGAGACGCGCTTCCAGCTCGGCTACACCATGGGGACGCTGGGCATCGCCGGTCAGGACGACGAGGGAACGTCGTCCTGA
- a CDS encoding NAD(P)H-quinone oxidoreductase, which produces MRAVTQSAPGGPETLVVTELPDPVPGPGEVLLDVAATAVNRADLLQRQGFYPPPPGASGVIGLECSGTVAALGSGVTGWAVGDQVCALLAGGGYASRVVVPAGQLMPVPDGVDLVTAAALPEVACTVWSNVFMIAGLRPGDTFLVHGGGGGIGTFAIQLAAASGARVFTTAGSAEKLERCRELGAEVAINYRDEDFVEVVRTATDGSGADVVLDNMGAKYLARNVDVLADEGRLVVIGMQGGTKAELDLGRLLSKRGAVIATALRSRPAEGKARICASVVEHVWPLVADGTIQPIVSAVLPLDDVAQAHRMIESGDAVGKVLLTP; this is translated from the coding sequence ATGCGTGCCGTCACCCAGTCCGCCCCGGGCGGGCCCGAGACCCTCGTCGTCACCGAGCTGCCCGACCCGGTCCCCGGGCCCGGCGAGGTGCTCCTCGACGTGGCCGCGACCGCGGTCAACCGGGCCGACCTGCTGCAGCGACAGGGCTTCTACCCGCCGCCGCCCGGCGCTTCCGGCGTGATCGGCCTGGAGTGCAGCGGCACGGTCGCGGCGCTCGGCTCGGGGGTCACCGGCTGGGCGGTCGGCGACCAGGTGTGCGCGCTGCTGGCCGGCGGTGGCTACGCGAGCCGGGTCGTCGTACCGGCCGGACAGCTGATGCCGGTCCCCGACGGAGTCGACCTGGTCACCGCCGCGGCACTTCCCGAGGTGGCGTGCACGGTGTGGTCGAACGTGTTCATGATCGCCGGCCTGCGGCCCGGGGACACCTTCCTCGTGCACGGCGGGGGCGGCGGGATCGGCACCTTCGCGATCCAGCTCGCCGCCGCGTCCGGCGCGCGGGTGTTCACCACCGCGGGCAGCGCGGAGAAGCTCGAGCGGTGCCGCGAGCTCGGCGCCGAGGTGGCGATCAACTACCGCGACGAGGACTTCGTCGAGGTCGTGCGTACGGCGACCGACGGGTCCGGAGCGGACGTCGTCCTCGACAACATGGGCGCGAAGTACCTCGCCCGCAACGTCGACGTGCTCGCCGACGAGGGCCGCCTCGTCGTCATCGGCATGCAGGGCGGCACCAAGGCCGAGCTGGACCTCGGCCGGCTGCTGTCGAAGCGCGGCGCGGTGATCGCGACCGCGCTCCGGTCCCGTCCGGCCGAGGGGAAGGCCCGGATCTGCGCGTCGGTCGTCGAGCACGTGTGGCCGCTCGTGGCCGACGGGACGATCCAGCCGATCGTCTCCGCCGTGCTCCCCCTCGACGACGTCGCGCAGGCGCACCGGATGATCGAGTCCGGCGACGCCGTCGGCAAGGTCCTGCTCACCCCCTGA
- a CDS encoding NAD(P)H-dependent oxidoreductase: MRKGRDPWAVVPMRVTVVAGNPKPQSRTVDAARRLATGLTGAEPDLIDVVDFAPRLLDWGDEEVRARVEQVAATDLAIVASPTFKGTYAGLLKLFLDQFDTGTGLRGVVAVPLMLGADWRHALAPELTLKPVLVELGATCPAPSVYQIDRDYAEDPARERWLATWGPVVRTLALGAGRSL, translated from the coding sequence GTGCGCAAGGGCCGCGACCCGTGGGCGGTGGTACCGATGAGGGTCACTGTCGTGGCGGGTAACCCCAAGCCGCAGTCGCGCACGGTGGACGCGGCACGGCGTCTGGCGACGGGCCTCACTGGCGCCGAGCCAGACTTGATCGACGTGGTCGATTTTGCGCCTCGGCTATTGGATTGGGGCGATGAAGAGGTCCGTGCCCGCGTTGAGCAGGTCGCTGCCACCGACTTGGCAATCGTGGCAAGCCCGACCTTCAAAGGGACCTACGCCGGGCTGCTCAAGCTGTTCCTGGACCAGTTCGACACCGGCACGGGACTGCGCGGCGTTGTGGCTGTGCCACTGATGCTCGGCGCGGATTGGCGCCATGCCCTTGCTCCGGAGTTGACGCTCAAGCCCGTCCTGGTCGAACTCGGGGCCACTTGTCCAGCGCCGTCGGTGTACCAGATCGACAGGGACTACGCAGAGGATCCGGCGCGCGAGCGGTGGCTCGCAACGTGGGGCCCGGTCGTGCGCACCCTGGCCCTCGGGGCCGGCAGGAGTCTTTGA